The following nucleotide sequence is from Spirochaetota bacterium.
GCGGCAGTGCAGAGCAAAGCACCGGTGATGAACACCGAGATACAATGAATGGGAACTCGCATGGTTTCCTCCGATCGGGGAAATGCAAACGCTTTCGAGACCGGGCAGAAAACGCCCGCTGATCGGGTCACTATACACTACAACCCCGACATTTGCAAGTGGATTAGTAGGGATTACACCCCTGCCTGAGCCGCAGAAACAAGAACGAGCGAATATACCGAAACCTCACTGCGCGGAAGGCGCGATTCATCGATTGAAGATCCTGCCGCCCGAACGACGATAATCGGACGGAAGCACGCCCGCACGGGAACGGAACATACGCGTAAAATGACTGAACGAGTCGAAACCGACCTCAAGCGCGATATCCGATATCGACTGCGTACCCTCGCGGAGGAGCAGTTTCGCCCGTTCAATCCGGAGCTCCGTCAGCCGCTCATGCATGGTCGTACCGGTCGCGTCGCGGAAGAGCCGCGCGCAGTGCGACGACGACAATCCGAACGCGCGCGCTATCTCGCTTCGCTCAAGCTTTGCATGCAGCCGCCGCGTCAGGAACAGATCGATGCGTGCGGCGAGATCGTCCTTGCGCGTTTTATTGAGGCTTGAAAGCTCGATCGCCTCTCCCTTCGCTGCAGCACGTTCCTCGGCGATGAGAAGTCTCAGGAAAAGTGCGTACGCAAGGTCCGACGAATGCAGTCGTGAGGGGTCCTTCAGTTCATCGACAAGCGCATGGAAAGTACTGATGAGCGGTGCGGAAATGGCCGACCGTACGCAGAGCCGATTTTCGAGCGAGAGGGAATGATCGATGAACTCGACGATGATATACCCGGGGGAGCGCCCATCGCATCGCGGCGAACGTATCGTATCGGGCGGTATGAGCATCGCTGTGTTCGCCGTCAGACGATGCGTTCTCCCGGCACAGGACATCGCGACCGCACCGTACACAACGGCATACCACTGCATCGATGAACGGACATGCGGCTCGATCCGGTATCCGAGACCCTGCTCCTTGAACGCCATTGAAGTTATCGTGACAGGCGGATCATCTCTTCGAACGGGCATGCTCACTGTCCTCGTTCTGTCGTGAATGAACACGTGGGGATGGTCATGGATCTCACTTCAACACGTTCTCGAAAAGCTCAAGCAGCGTATCATTGTCCGGCCAGCGATAGAGCCCGTATTTTATCACTTCGCGGGCATAGGGCATATCCCTCCGGGCTATCGCCGCTTTCGCTTCACGTATTATCTCCTCTACCGTCATACGCTTCAATCGCTCCAGGTTCAGGCGCGGCGTGACCGCATTGGTCACGATACGATCGATCAATGCAGCGTTCGTTACGATGTTGCTTCTCACTTTTTCGGTCGTCGGCACCATAACGTTCGTAAGGACCGGGGCAGGAGTATTCGTTACCATAACCGCTCTCACATTCGTCATCTCCGGGGCACGGGCGTTCGTTTCTGCCGCCAATACCGACGCCCCGTTCGTTCTGCCGGCGTTCTCATTGCTCAGCACATTCGTTACGCCGTTGCGATCCGCAGTATCTCCACGGTCGGCGTCCCCGATATTCGAGGCCGCTGCCGGGAACGAGTAGCGCACCGTCGCCAGCATTTTCGTGTTCCCGTATGCCAGGAACGGCATGGTCGCCGCGATATCCACCGATAACCCGAACGGAAGGCGTATCCCGGCACCGATGCTCAGTATGGTATAGAGCTGATACCCAAGACGTACCGCGATGAATTTATCGAACACATACTCGGCGCCGAACTGAAAACCGATGTCATCATCGATGCATTTATCGATATCGGTGAAAAGGCGTATCTCGTTCCTCGCGTCATCGAGCACAAGAAAGTCCGCCCCGAGCGAGAACGTTATCGGCATAGTGAACGCCGTCGTATCGAATTTCATCGGGAACCCGAGATTCAACGCCGAAAAGCCGACACCCAATCTATTGTTGATGAACCGCGCCATGACCGATACATCCCCGGCAAGGCCATGGGCGGATACGCCGCTGTACGACTGGAGGATATATTTCAGCGTGACACCGGCAGTGAGAAAGCCGAGATCGCGCGCGTAGGATACCGCGAGGGACATATCCGCACTGAAATTATCCGGAAGGATGTCGGCGAACGCGAATTCAGAATTCGTATCCGATATACTGAAAGGGGAAAGCATATATGGAAGAACGATCAAGCCAATACCGAACACGCCGATACCGGGCAATGGATAGGCAAAGCTCATCGCCGTATAATCAAGGTCGCCGCTGAAAAGCCTCATATACGATACGCTCATTTCCGGGAGCTTCAGGTCAGCGAGCGCCGCGGGATTCTTCCACACACCGACCGGACCGGAACGATGGGATGTCGACGCTTCACCGAGCCCGACAGAGACCGCATCCGGCTCTAACCTGAGGAAACGCACACCGGAAACGCCGGTAGTACCGATCTGCGAAAGCAGAGGAGCGGCCAACGCGATCGAAAGAACGCCGGCACGGATGGTGCTGCATATCCGGGCGCTCACTCCGGATCCCCTTCGGCAGTGACCGGCGTGATCATTTTATCACCTGCCATTTTATCGTCCTGTCCGTCCCCGCACCATGGAAGCGTACCAGATACAATCCGCTTGCAAGCTGCGGCGGGACCGTCCAGACATGTCCGGCGGCCGCATTCGGCACGGCAGGGAACCGGGTTATGAGTTTACCATCGACCGTATATATTTCAATCGACATGCCTGCACTGACCGGCGCGAACATGACCCACTGCTGCCCGGCGCCATATCGCGGGTCCGTTCCGTTCGGTCGATACGGGTTCGGCGCTACGATCGCCACCGTCGATGACGTTGCCCTGCGATTGGTCACGACTATCGGTATCGATGTCGATACCGACATGATATTCGCATTATTGACCGCGACAACGAGCACCGAATATGCTCCGTTCAAGAGCGCACTGCTGCTCACCGACGCGGAAAAATCGCCCCCCGCCGCTGTTGCGGTCACATTCGTCACAACCCCTGCCGCATTGCTTATCTGCACCACCACGCTCAGTATCCCGGATTCAAGATCGGAATTCGTACCACGGAAGATATGTACACCGCTTATCGACTGCAGTGCGGTAATATTCGTTATGTCGGCGACCGGCGCTGTAAGGTCGATGAAATTCGTCTGACAATTCGTTACGACAAGCCCGAATTCATTGCTTGCCACTGCGTAGAATACATTGGTTATCGGGAACCCCGTCACATTGACATTGGTCAACCAATTCGTCGTCGTACCGCCAGCGGGATTATACACAAGTGTCGCATTGGTACTGAAATACACACCGGTAAGCTCGGCCGTACCGCTGTCAGCTGCCCCGGATACTGGAACGGTCGAATTCGTTATCCATGTATTTGCGGCCGGACTCGATATCGTAATGGTCGGCGCAGGTGTACCATTTGATACGTAATTCGACCACGTATTCGTATAAGTGAAACCAACACCATTCGAAGATATAAGCACCAACTTCATCACACCATTCGTGAAAATCGTACTGTTCAAGGCGAAATCCCACGGCGATGTTGCCGCAGTAGC
It contains:
- a CDS encoding AraC family transcriptional regulator; the protein is MPVRRDDPPVTITSMAFKEQGLGYRIEPHVRSSMQWYAVVYGAVAMSCAGRTHRLTANTAMLIPPDTIRSPRCDGRSPGYIIVEFIDHSLSLENRLCVRSAISAPLISTFHALVDELKDPSRLHSSDLAYALFLRLLIAEERAAAKGEAIELSSLNKTRKDDLAARIDLFLTRRLHAKLERSEIARAFGLSSSHCARLFRDATGTTMHERLTELRIERAKLLLREGTQSISDIALEVGFDSFSHFTRMFRSRAGVLPSDYRRSGGRIFNR
- a CDS encoding PorV/PorQ family protein, with amino-acid sequence MSARICSTIRAGVLSIALAAPLLSQIGTTGVSGVRFLRLEPDAVSVGLGEASTSHRSGPVGVWKNPAALADLKLPEMSVSYMRLFSGDLDYTAMSFAYPLPGIGVFGIGLIVLPYMLSPFSISDTNSEFAFADILPDNFSADMSLAVSYARDLGFLTAGVTLKYILQSYSGVSAHGLAGDVSVMARFINNRLGVGFSALNLGFPMKFDTTAFTMPITFSLGADFLVLDDARNEIRLFTDIDKCIDDDIGFQFGAEYVFDKFIAVRLGYQLYTILSIGAGIRLPFGLSVDIAATMPFLAYGNTKMLATVRYSFPAAASNIGDADRGDTADRNGVTNVLSNENAGRTNGASVLAAETNARAPEMTNVRAVMVTNTPAPVLTNVMVPTTEKVRSNIVTNAALIDRIVTNAVTPRLNLERLKRMTVEEIIREAKAAIARRDMPYAREVIKYGLYRWPDNDTLLELFENVLK